A segment of the Vicinamibacteria bacterium genome:
GGGTAGACGCAAAGCTGGCAGTAACAGCACAGCGACATGTCGATGTCGAACTGCACGACGCTTTGCTTGATTGCGGTGCCGTCGGCGGCGAAGATCGGGAGCGCGTCCTTGGCCCTCTTCTCCGTGGTGATGTAGATGCAGTCGACCGGGCAGGCTTTCTCGCATTGCTTGCAGCCGATGCAATCCTCGATCTTGACGTGAAGGCGCATACGAGAGCGGTCGTTGAGCAGGCCCTGGGGAACGATGGGCTCCTGGGTTTTCGAAGAGAAGGTCGACCTCCATCGCTCCTCGGGCATCTCGTCCGCGGTGTACTGCTGGGTAACATTTCGCTGGAACAGGTGCCGCATGGTCACCGCCATACCCTTGGCGACGGTGAAGAGCGCATC
Coding sequences within it:
- a CDS encoding 4Fe-4S dicluster domain-containing protein, whose amino-acid sequence is MKQYFLDIGDALFTVAKGMAVTMRHLFQRNVTQQYTADEMPEERWRSTFSSKTQEPIVPQGLLNDRSRMRLHVKIEDCIGCKQCEKACPVDCIYITTEKRAKDALPIFAADGTAIKQSVVQFDIDMSLCCYCQLCVYP